A single Venturia canescens isolate UGA chromosome 1, ASM1945775v1, whole genome shotgun sequence DNA region contains:
- the kibra gene encoding protein kibra isoform X3, producing the protein MDRQYTLCVLVPAQQYRTYVDDYDQSYARKHHNKQQQQQQVYQQQQQQQLAARQRHKQILQAQHKKILGQRNLTLANYQSQFSQEQFPLKQQHHQYEQHNQPKCPYQQQLQQQQLQHQQPSQYLQQEQIYENVVSQYRMRMCYQNDYENDEQIQRFYWEQCYRRDDSDAATASYYYCEYAKKEIYDVKQQRLCLAQDEYDHLNNALTTLGASRTSLCSSSSSLSTKYDPDLLKSDVALARSRVSRLKRELEQIRAEMNCTQRGVDTLASVEQKLSAHHGGCYNITEAQAIMTELRNIQKSLSSGEKEKAELMQSLAQLKDELTRLQLCEGSPDASTLSLPQEKLSTASQTDLSGELVPIGTRLAEMARMRLQYDEARKRIQSIQQQLADLEEKVTPGQTESDKDKLLLFQEKEQLLRELRSITPHRRTQQDMKKIQCEIRRLEQDLNNALELSNKTITDRVRLHEEKQLLLQQLRDALRSMAMLEGQLKTLSASTLSVSSSSSLGSLSTTSSKGSLSSGLSFTDIYGGPQCLGPVQQERPVDMVDLHRRVERLLRGSESNLGTLGTPSPGRSQPSLSPRSSLSSVSPPISPLYENAPMGPPPAYEQIEMQRKQQQQQQQQQQQQQQQQQQQQQQQQQQQQQQQQRLLPNCSVSQQLDRCQLEDKLAELRLSQQAIQEQLTAAAAATTEQLKPNPQPPLEMQSVNMSQGSGLGRPAAALALPLSSLHQEAPLSPISETPPPMGIRSRASSSGTNTRSVSAAVSDESVAGDSGVFEASNRRRFSAGLHSSVDTLAFGEMNLETAQVQIKLRYSVGDGLLHIGIEKARNLAALFIPDNMRVYIKAALLPMQPSLNHMCCTKPVTDLRKPTFGESFPIAVPLNKLYTKTLQVNVWCTGGESEECLGSAQVSLADFSPESPSVKWYNILSFRFMQPSTSESASAGGSTVSLFKQSRHDKQESDISVYRAGTQTQNTKEESSDESTIISSQTSTLTRNQGCDELQTAASLRLEELPNCLGSPDEEDEERDSDSGSEDSDEEGIIVEFMMEDNVLEDVLEHEEEEEEEEEEEEEEEEEDEDEEEEELVEDESNHTQDKETNTECIFIPEQGKQRKLSAAGVVPGAVHDDKNTIVIKRSQTFSPSAAVSRNHYICRLNRSDSDSSMPLYRRGGPFQRNSVERRSLRWRRPSSALSCKTTSKKSNHLPQTARTSLDLELDLQAQHARLNNLHDELNSLRDLKQTLEEAREKGDSDLATWLLEDHKFQTLMAQAENGKNGKSAEDKKVEKMLKKTSKEIYKLRKTKAGKGKPDIISFKEKMAFFTRVNLNVPVLPTDDLSTSEISVQHRRHVSEPVGGQVSTLARSNVHGVREVSTTSCSTRMMNVTALKSSLVDRPVSRNGSDSPVCTIETGTTVNHNISNDKATDEEEPKRYEYVVDRVLGVEV; encoded by the exons ATGGACCGTCAATACACATTGTGCGTACTCGTGCCGGCCCAACAGTACCGTACGTATGTAGATGATTATGATCAGAGTTATGCCAGAAAGCATCACAAcaagcaacaacaacaacaacaagtgtaccagcaacagcaacaacaacaattggCAGCCCGCCAACGTCACAAGCAAATACTTCAAGCTCAGCATAAAAAGATATTGGGCCAAAGGAATTTAACGCTGGCCAATTATCAGTCACAGTTTTCACAAGAACAATTCCCTTTGAAGCAACAACACCACCAATACGAACAGCATAATCAACCGAAATGTCCGTATCAACAACAATTACAACAGCAGCAGCTACAACACCAACAACCATCTCAGTATCTTCAGCAGGAACAAATTTACGAAAACGTCGTGTCGCAGTATCGTATGAGAATGTGTTACCAAAACGATTACGAGAACGACGAGCAAATACAGAGATTCTACTGGGAACAGTGCTATCGTCGTGATGATAGTGACGCAGCTACAGCCTCTTATTACTATTGCGAATAC GCGAAAAAGGAAATCTACGACGTGAAACAACAAAGACTGTGTCTCGCTCAAGACGAGTATGACCACCTTAATAACGCTCTGACGACCCTTGGGGCTTCCCGCACCAGTC TATGTTCGAGTTCGAGTTCCCTCAGCACAAAGTACGATCCGGATCTTCTTAAATCTGACGTTGCGTTGGCGAGAAGTCGCGTTTCAAGGCTGAAACGAGAACTGGAGCAGATACGAGCAGAGATGAATTGCACGCAGCGCGGTGTCGACACTCTGGCAAG CGTTGAACAAAAGCTGAGCGCGCATCACGGTGGTTGTTACAACATAACGGAGGCACAGGCAATAATGACGGAGCTTCGAAATATTCAAAAGTCATTGAGTTCGGGCGAGAAGGAAAAAGCGGAATTGATGCAATCGCTGGCGCAACTTAAGGACGAACTTACGAGGCTGCAGCTTTGCGAGGGTAGTCCGGACGCTAGTACGCTGAGTTTGCCGCAAGAGAAATTAAGTACGGCATCCCAGACGGATTTATCGGGAGAACTGGTGCCGATAGGTACTAGATTAGCGGAGATGGCGCGTATGAGATTGCAATACGACGAAGCGCGAAAGAGGATACAGAGCATACAACAACAATTGGCGGATTTGGAAGAGAAAGTAACGCCTGGACAAACGGAGAGCGACAAGGACAAGCTCTTGTTGTTTCAAGAGAAGGAACAATTGTTACGGGAGCTTCGTAGCATAACGCCTCATCGAAGAACGCAACAAGATATGAAAAAGATTCAGTGCGAGATTCGTCGTTTGGAGCAAGATCTCAACAACGCTCTGGAGCTCTCGAACAAAACAATAACCGATCGCGTGAGACTCCACGAGGAAAAACAATTGTTGCTGCAACAATTGAGAGACGCGCTAAGATCAATGGCGATGCTGGAAGGCCAATTGAAGACCCTGAGCGCGAGTACGCTTTCCGTGAGCAGCAGTTCGAGCCTGGGTAGTTTGAGCACGACCAGTAGCAAAGGAAGTCTCAGTTCGGGTCTTAGTTTCACCGACATCTACGGAGGACCCCAGTGCCTCGGACCGGTTCAACAGGAACGTCCCGTTGATATGGTAGATCTTCACAGGCGAGTCGAGCGTTTGTTGCGCGGTTCCGAATCGAATCTTGGCACTCTTGGCACTCCTTCCCCGGGACGATCCCAACCGAGCCTCTCACCGAGATCGAGTTTGTCCAGCGTCAGTCCTCCCATATCGCCCTTGTATGAAAACGCACCGATGGGACCGCCGCCCGCATACGAACAGATTGAGATGCAGAggaaacaacaacagcagcagcagcagcagcagcaacaacaacaacaacaacaacaacaacaacaacaacaacagcagcagcaacaacaacaacaacaacaacgttTGCTTCCCAATTGTTCCGTTTCTCAGCAGCTCGATCGTTGTCAGCTCGAGGATAAACTCGCTGAATTGCGACTGAGTCAACAAGCGATTCAGGAACAATTGACGGCTGCCGCGGCCGCCACCACCGAACAGTTGAAACCCAATCCTCAACCACCCTTGGAAATGCAATCCGTCAATATGTCTCAAGGCAGCGGCCTCGGAAGGCCTGCCGCCGCCTTAGCCCTACCTCTTTCCTCTCTCCATCAAGAAGCACCTCTCTCGCCGATCAGCGAAACTCCACCTCCAATGGGCATCAGGTCAAGGGCAAGCAGTTCCGGTACCAATACACGTTCCGTTTCCGCCGCTGTTTCCGACGAGAGCGTCGCCGGTGATTCCGGAGTATTCGAGGCTTCCAACAGAAGGCGTTTTTCCGCCGGTCTACACTCCTCCGTTGATACACTTGCCTTTGGCGAAATGAATCTGGAAACTGCTCAGGTTCAAATTAAATTGAG GTATTCCGTGGGTGACGGACTTCTCCATATTGGCATCGAAAAAGCGAGAAACCTCGCTGCACTTTTTATACCCGACAACATGAGAGT atacaTCAAAGCCGCTCTCTTACCGATGCAACCGTCTCTCAATCACATGTGTTGTACGAAGCCCGTAACCGATCTTCGAAAACCAACTTTTGGCGAGAGTTTTCCTATCGCTGTGCCCCTCAACAAACTTTATACAAAGACCCTCCAAGTTAACGTCTGGTGCACCGGCGGCGAGTCTGAGGAGTGCTTG GGTTCGGCCCAAGTCTCCCTGGCAGACTTCAGTCCCGAATCACCGAGCGTTAAGTGGTACAATATACTCTCGTTTCGATTCATGCAACCATCGACCTCGGAAAGCGCGAGCGCCGGTGGCAGCACGGTTTCTTTATTCAAACAGTCGCGTCACGACAAGCAAGAATCCGATATTTCCGTTTATCGAGCGGGAACTCAAACGCAAAATACAAAAGAGGAAAGCAGCGATGAGAGCACAATAATAAGCTCTCAAACATCGACGTTGACGAGAAATCAAGGATGCGACGAGTTGCAAACTGCGGCTTCGCTAAGACTCGAAGAACTTCCCAATTGTCTCGGTAGTCCCGATGAAGAGGACGAGGAACGGGACAGCGATAGCGGTAGCGAAGACAGCGACGAGGAAGGCATCATCGTAGAATTTATGATGGAAGACAACGTTCTCGAGGACGTTCTTGAGCACGAG gaggaggaagaggaagaggaagaggaagaggaagaggaagaggaagaggacgaggacgaagaggaagaagaactTGTTGAAGATGAGTCGAATCATACTCAGGATAAAGAAACGAATACGGAATGTATATTCATTCCAGAACAGGGAAAACAGAGAAAACTCTCAGCCGCGGGTGTTGTTCCTGGTGCCGTGCACGATGACAAAAATACTATAGTAATCAAGCGAAGTCAGACATTTTCACCAAGCGCTGCCGTCAGTCGAAATCATTATATTTGTCGG TTGAACCGAAGCGACAGTGACAGCAGCATGCCTCTTTATCGTCGAGGCGGTCCTTTCCAGAGAAATTCAGTAGAGAGGCGATCGCTACGTTGGCGGCGACCATCCTCGGCGTTGAGTTGCAAAACGAcatcgaaaaaatcaaatcatTTACCACAAACAGCGAGAACATCGCTCGATCTTGAACTCGATCTTCAAGCTCAACACGCGAGACTAAACAATCTTCATGACGAACTCAACAGCCTTCGAGATCTTAAGCAAACTCTTGAGGAAGCTCGTGAAAAAGGTGACTCTGATCTGGCAACTTGGCTGTTGGAggatcataaatttcaaactCTCATGGCACAGGCCGAGAATGGAAAGAATGGGAAGAGCGCCGAGgacaaaaaagtagaaaagatGCTCAAGAAAACCTCCAAGGAAATATACAAGCTCAGAAAAACTAAGGCTGGCAAGGGAAAACCTGACATTATCTCGTTCAA agaGAAAATGGCATTCTTTACCAGAGTGAATCTTAACGTTCCTGTTTTACCAACGGACGACTTGAGTACGAGCGAGATTTCGGTGCAACACAGGCGTCATGTTTCTGAACCCGTCGGTGGTCAAGTTTCGACATTGGCCCGCTCTAACGTTCACGGTGTCCGTGAAGTTTCAACGACTAGTTGTTCGACGCGAATGATGAACGTTACGGCCTTAAAATCGAGTCTCGTCGATCGACCCGTCTCAAGAAATGGTTCTGATTCGCCGGTGTGTACTATAGAAACGGGCACAACTGTGAATCACAATATTAGCAATGACAAAGCAACTGACGAGGAAGAACCTAAAAGATACGAGTACGTCGTCGACCGAGTTCTCGGCGTTGAAGTTTGa
- the kibra gene encoding protein kibra isoform X2 produces the protein MDRQYTLCVLVPAQQYRTYVDDYDQSYARKHHNKQQQQQQVYQQQQQQQLAARQRHKQILQAQHKKILGQRNLTLANYQSQFSQEQFPLKQQHHQYEQHNQPKCPYQQQLQQQQLQHQQPSQYLQQEQIYENVVSQYRMRMCYQNDYENDEQIQRFYWEQCYRRDDSDAATASYYYCEYAKKEIYDVKQQRLCLAQDEYDHLNNALTTLGASRTSLCSSSSSLSTKYDPDLLKSDVALARSRVSRLKRELEQIRAEMNCTQRGVDTLASVEQKLSAHHGGCYNITEAQAIMTELRNIQKSLSSGEKEKAELMQSLAQLKDELTRLQLCEGSPDASTLSLPQEKLSTASQTDLSGELVPIGTRLAEMARMRLQYDEARKRIQSIQQQLADLEEKVTPGQTESDKDKLLLFQEKEQLLRELRSITPHRRTQQDMKKIQCEIRRLEQDLNNALELSNKTITDRVRLHEEKQLLLQQLRDALRSMAMLEGQLKTLSASTLSVSSSSSLGSLSTTSSKGSLSSGLSFTDIYGGPQCLGPVQQERPVDMVDLHRRVERLLRGSESNLGTLGTPSPGRSQPSLSPRSSLSSVSPPISPLYENAPMGPPPAYEQIEMQRKQQQQQQQQQQQQQQQQQQQQQQQQQQQQQQQQRLLPNCSVSQQLDRCQLEDKLAELRLSQQAIQEQLTAAAAATTEQLKPNPQPPLEMQSVNMSQGSGLGRPAAALALPLSSLHQEAPLSPISETPPPMGIRSRASSSGTNTRSVSAAVSDESVAGDSGVFEASNRRRFSAGLHSSVDTLAFGEMNLETAQVQIKLRYSVGDGLLHIGIEKARNLAALFIPDNMRVYIKAALLPMQPSLNHMCCTKPVTDLRKPTFGESFPIAVPLNKLYTKTLQVNVWCTGGESEECLGSAQVSLADFSPESPSVKWYNILSFRFMQPSTSESASAGGSTVSLFKQSRHDKQESDISVYRAGTQTQNTKEESSDESTIISSQTSTLTRNQGCDELQTAASLRLEELPNCLGSPDEEDEERDSDSGSEDSDEEGIIVEFMMEDNVLEDVLEHEEEEEEEEEEEEEEEEEEEDEDEEEEELVEDESNHTQDKETNTECIFIPEQGKQRKLSAAGVVPGAVHDDKNTIVIKRSQTFSPSAAVSRNHYICRLNRSDSDSSMPLYRRGGPFQRNSVERRSLRWRRPSSALSCKTTSKKSNHLPQTARTSLDLELDLQAQHARLNNLHDELNSLRDLKQTLEEAREKGDSDLATWLLEDHKFQTLMAQAENGKNGKSAEDKKVEKMLKKTSKEIYKLRKTKAGKGKPDIISFKEKMAFFTRVNLNVPVLPTDDLSTSEISVQHRRHVSEPVGGQVSTLARSNVHGVREVSTTSCSTRMMNVTALKSSLVDRPVSRNGSDSPVCTIETGTTVNHNISNDKATDEEEPKRYEYVVDRVLGVEV, from the exons ATGGACCGTCAATACACATTGTGCGTACTCGTGCCGGCCCAACAGTACCGTACGTATGTAGATGATTATGATCAGAGTTATGCCAGAAAGCATCACAAcaagcaacaacaacaacaacaagtgtaccagcaacagcaacaacaacaattggCAGCCCGCCAACGTCACAAGCAAATACTTCAAGCTCAGCATAAAAAGATATTGGGCCAAAGGAATTTAACGCTGGCCAATTATCAGTCACAGTTTTCACAAGAACAATTCCCTTTGAAGCAACAACACCACCAATACGAACAGCATAATCAACCGAAATGTCCGTATCAACAACAATTACAACAGCAGCAGCTACAACACCAACAACCATCTCAGTATCTTCAGCAGGAACAAATTTACGAAAACGTCGTGTCGCAGTATCGTATGAGAATGTGTTACCAAAACGATTACGAGAACGACGAGCAAATACAGAGATTCTACTGGGAACAGTGCTATCGTCGTGATGATAGTGACGCAGCTACAGCCTCTTATTACTATTGCGAATAC GCGAAAAAGGAAATCTACGACGTGAAACAACAAAGACTGTGTCTCGCTCAAGACGAGTATGACCACCTTAATAACGCTCTGACGACCCTTGGGGCTTCCCGCACCAGTC TATGTTCGAGTTCGAGTTCCCTCAGCACAAAGTACGATCCGGATCTTCTTAAATCTGACGTTGCGTTGGCGAGAAGTCGCGTTTCAAGGCTGAAACGAGAACTGGAGCAGATACGAGCAGAGATGAATTGCACGCAGCGCGGTGTCGACACTCTGGCAAG CGTTGAACAAAAGCTGAGCGCGCATCACGGTGGTTGTTACAACATAACGGAGGCACAGGCAATAATGACGGAGCTTCGAAATATTCAAAAGTCATTGAGTTCGGGCGAGAAGGAAAAAGCGGAATTGATGCAATCGCTGGCGCAACTTAAGGACGAACTTACGAGGCTGCAGCTTTGCGAGGGTAGTCCGGACGCTAGTACGCTGAGTTTGCCGCAAGAGAAATTAAGTACGGCATCCCAGACGGATTTATCGGGAGAACTGGTGCCGATAGGTACTAGATTAGCGGAGATGGCGCGTATGAGATTGCAATACGACGAAGCGCGAAAGAGGATACAGAGCATACAACAACAATTGGCGGATTTGGAAGAGAAAGTAACGCCTGGACAAACGGAGAGCGACAAGGACAAGCTCTTGTTGTTTCAAGAGAAGGAACAATTGTTACGGGAGCTTCGTAGCATAACGCCTCATCGAAGAACGCAACAAGATATGAAAAAGATTCAGTGCGAGATTCGTCGTTTGGAGCAAGATCTCAACAACGCTCTGGAGCTCTCGAACAAAACAATAACCGATCGCGTGAGACTCCACGAGGAAAAACAATTGTTGCTGCAACAATTGAGAGACGCGCTAAGATCAATGGCGATGCTGGAAGGCCAATTGAAGACCCTGAGCGCGAGTACGCTTTCCGTGAGCAGCAGTTCGAGCCTGGGTAGTTTGAGCACGACCAGTAGCAAAGGAAGTCTCAGTTCGGGTCTTAGTTTCACCGACATCTACGGAGGACCCCAGTGCCTCGGACCGGTTCAACAGGAACGTCCCGTTGATATGGTAGATCTTCACAGGCGAGTCGAGCGTTTGTTGCGCGGTTCCGAATCGAATCTTGGCACTCTTGGCACTCCTTCCCCGGGACGATCCCAACCGAGCCTCTCACCGAGATCGAGTTTGTCCAGCGTCAGTCCTCCCATATCGCCCTTGTATGAAAACGCACCGATGGGACCGCCGCCCGCATACGAACAGATTGAGATGCAGAggaaacaacaacagcagcagcagcagcagcagcaacaacaacaacaacaacaacaacaacaacaacaacaacagcagcagcaacaacaacaacaacaacaacgttTGCTTCCCAATTGTTCCGTTTCTCAGCAGCTCGATCGTTGTCAGCTCGAGGATAAACTCGCTGAATTGCGACTGAGTCAACAAGCGATTCAGGAACAATTGACGGCTGCCGCGGCCGCCACCACCGAACAGTTGAAACCCAATCCTCAACCACCCTTGGAAATGCAATCCGTCAATATGTCTCAAGGCAGCGGCCTCGGAAGGCCTGCCGCCGCCTTAGCCCTACCTCTTTCCTCTCTCCATCAAGAAGCACCTCTCTCGCCGATCAGCGAAACTCCACCTCCAATGGGCATCAGGTCAAGGGCAAGCAGTTCCGGTACCAATACACGTTCCGTTTCCGCCGCTGTTTCCGACGAGAGCGTCGCCGGTGATTCCGGAGTATTCGAGGCTTCCAACAGAAGGCGTTTTTCCGCCGGTCTACACTCCTCCGTTGATACACTTGCCTTTGGCGAAATGAATCTGGAAACTGCTCAGGTTCAAATTAAATTGAG GTATTCCGTGGGTGACGGACTTCTCCATATTGGCATCGAAAAAGCGAGAAACCTCGCTGCACTTTTTATACCCGACAACATGAGAGT atacaTCAAAGCCGCTCTCTTACCGATGCAACCGTCTCTCAATCACATGTGTTGTACGAAGCCCGTAACCGATCTTCGAAAACCAACTTTTGGCGAGAGTTTTCCTATCGCTGTGCCCCTCAACAAACTTTATACAAAGACCCTCCAAGTTAACGTCTGGTGCACCGGCGGCGAGTCTGAGGAGTGCTTG GGTTCGGCCCAAGTCTCCCTGGCAGACTTCAGTCCCGAATCACCGAGCGTTAAGTGGTACAATATACTCTCGTTTCGATTCATGCAACCATCGACCTCGGAAAGCGCGAGCGCCGGTGGCAGCACGGTTTCTTTATTCAAACAGTCGCGTCACGACAAGCAAGAATCCGATATTTCCGTTTATCGAGCGGGAACTCAAACGCAAAATACAAAAGAGGAAAGCAGCGATGAGAGCACAATAATAAGCTCTCAAACATCGACGTTGACGAGAAATCAAGGATGCGACGAGTTGCAAACTGCGGCTTCGCTAAGACTCGAAGAACTTCCCAATTGTCTCGGTAGTCCCGATGAAGAGGACGAGGAACGGGACAGCGATAGCGGTAGCGAAGACAGCGACGAGGAAGGCATCATCGTAGAATTTATGATGGAAGACAACGTTCTCGAGGACGTTCTTGAGCACGAG gaggaggaggaggaagaggaagaggaagaggaagaggaagaggaagaggaagaggacgaggacgaagaggaagaagaactTGTTGAAGATGAGTCGAATCATACTCAGGATAAAGAAACGAATACGGAATGTATATTCATTCCAGAACAGGGAAAACAGAGAAAACTCTCAGCCGCGGGTGTTGTTCCTGGTGCCGTGCACGATGACAAAAATACTATAGTAATCAAGCGAAGTCAGACATTTTCACCAAGCGCTGCCGTCAGTCGAAATCATTATATTTGTCGG TTGAACCGAAGCGACAGTGACAGCAGCATGCCTCTTTATCGTCGAGGCGGTCCTTTCCAGAGAAATTCAGTAGAGAGGCGATCGCTACGTTGGCGGCGACCATCCTCGGCGTTGAGTTGCAAAACGAcatcgaaaaaatcaaatcatTTACCACAAACAGCGAGAACATCGCTCGATCTTGAACTCGATCTTCAAGCTCAACACGCGAGACTAAACAATCTTCATGACGAACTCAACAGCCTTCGAGATCTTAAGCAAACTCTTGAGGAAGCTCGTGAAAAAGGTGACTCTGATCTGGCAACTTGGCTGTTGGAggatcataaatttcaaactCTCATGGCACAGGCCGAGAATGGAAAGAATGGGAAGAGCGCCGAGgacaaaaaagtagaaaagatGCTCAAGAAAACCTCCAAGGAAATATACAAGCTCAGAAAAACTAAGGCTGGCAAGGGAAAACCTGACATTATCTCGTTCAA agaGAAAATGGCATTCTTTACCAGAGTGAATCTTAACGTTCCTGTTTTACCAACGGACGACTTGAGTACGAGCGAGATTTCGGTGCAACACAGGCGTCATGTTTCTGAACCCGTCGGTGGTCAAGTTTCGACATTGGCCCGCTCTAACGTTCACGGTGTCCGTGAAGTTTCAACGACTAGTTGTTCGACGCGAATGATGAACGTTACGGCCTTAAAATCGAGTCTCGTCGATCGACCCGTCTCAAGAAATGGTTCTGATTCGCCGGTGTGTACTATAGAAACGGGCACAACTGTGAATCACAATATTAGCAATGACAAAGCAACTGACGAGGAAGAACCTAAAAGATACGAGTACGTCGTCGACCGAGTTCTCGGCGTTGAAGTTTGa